A stretch of Cicer arietinum cultivar CDC Frontier isolate Library 1 chromosome 5, Cicar.CDCFrontier_v2.0, whole genome shotgun sequence DNA encodes these proteins:
- the LOC101510483 gene encoding amino acid transporter AVT1I-like isoform X1, with translation MAAEQGGRFSSIEVPLLNDEKVYHVNSSNEAVTKIKEQQHQTVHVGNASLFKTGFHLVNAISGVGIVSIPYALASGGWLSIILLFIIAIACCYTGTLVKKCMDMDLEIRTFSDIGQHAFGNKGRLIVSIIMNSELYLAVTGFLILEGDNLNKLVPNMEIHLPWLTIGGTTMFTMVTAVIILPTVLLEDISLLSYVSVGGALASSIFIFSLLWNGAIDGTGFDGKGKFFIFSGIPSAVSLYAFCYSAHPVLPTLYNSMRNKTHFSTVLLLSFLACTLGYAAAAILGYLMFGEDVESQVTLNLQTGKLSSRVAIYTTLVNPIAKYALMLTPVINAIKMKISCNYFNKRVTHMIISTSLLVTSLIIAVTIPLFGYLMSLVGALLSVSASILVPTVCYLKISGAYKRFGFEMIINYLIIVMGVAIAVFGSYRSIVDIIQNLYLE, from the exons ATGGCTGCTGAGCAAGGTGGCAGATTTTCCTCCATTGAAGTACCTCTTTTGAATGATGAAAAAGTGTATCATGTGAATAGTTCCAATGAGGCAGTGACAAAAATTAAGGAACAACAACACCAGACGGTTCATGTGGGTAATGCTTCTTTGTTCAAAACTGGCTTCCATCTTGTTAATGCTATCTCag GAGTTGGTATTGTTTCAATACCATATGCACTAGCATCAGGAGGATGGTTAAGCataatattactatttattatagCCATTGCATGTTGTTACACAGGAACATTGGTAAAAAAATGCATGGACATGGATCTTGAAATCAGAACATTTTCTGACATAGGTCAACATGCATTTGGAAACAAAGGAAGATTAATAGTATCTATCATCATGAATTCTGAACTGTATTTAGCAGTAACAGGTTTTCTGATTTTAGAAGGAGATAATCTAAATAAACTAGTACCAAACATGGAAATTCATCTACCATGGTTAACAATTGGTGGTACAACAATGTTTACTATGGTTACTGCTGTTATTATTTTGCCTACTGTTTTGTTGGAGGATATCAGTTTGTTGTCTTATGTGTCTGTTGGTGGTGCTTTAGCTTCTTCAATTTTCATCTTTTCTTTGTTGTGGAATGGTGCTATTGATGGAACAGGTTTTGATGGAAAAGgaaaattttttatattcagTGGAATACCTTCTGCTGTTAGTTTGTATGCTTTTTGTTATAGTGCTCATCCAGTTCTTCCTACACTCTATAATTCTATGAGGAACAAAACTCATTTCTCAACT GTCCTGTTACTAAGCTTTTTAGCATGCACACTTGGTTATGCAGCAGCAGCAATACTAGGCTACTTAATGTTTGGAGAAGATGTTGAATCACAAGTAACTCTAAATCTTCAAACAGGAAAGTTAAGTTCACGTGTTGCAATATACACAACCTTAGTGAATCCAATAGCAAAATATGCATTAATGCTTACACCAGttataaatgcaattaaaatgaaaatttcatGCAATTATTTCAACAAAAGGGTCACACACATGATTATTAGTACATCTTTATTAGTAACTTCTCTTATTATAGCAGTGACTATTCCTTTATTTGGTTACCTTATGTCACTTGTTGGAGCATTGTTAAGTGTGTCAGCTTCAATTTTGGTGCCAACAGTTTGTTACTTGAAGATTTCAGGAGCTTATAAGAGATTTGGATTTGAaatgattattaattatttgatcaTTGTAATGGGGGTAGCTATTGCTGTTTTTGGTAGTTATAGATCTATTGTGgatataattcaaaatttgtaCTTAGAATGA
- the LOC101510483 gene encoding amino acid transporter AVT1I-like isoform X2, whose translation MAAEQGGRFSSIEVPLLNDEKVYHVNSSNEAVTKIKEQQHQTVHVGVGIVSIPYALASGGWLSIILLFIIAIACCYTGTLVKKCMDMDLEIRTFSDIGQHAFGNKGRLIVSIIMNSELYLAVTGFLILEGDNLNKLVPNMEIHLPWLTIGGTTMFTMVTAVIILPTVLLEDISLLSYVSVGGALASSIFIFSLLWNGAIDGTGFDGKGKFFIFSGIPSAVSLYAFCYSAHPVLPTLYNSMRNKTHFSTVLLLSFLACTLGYAAAAILGYLMFGEDVESQVTLNLQTGKLSSRVAIYTTLVNPIAKYALMLTPVINAIKMKISCNYFNKRVTHMIISTSLLVTSLIIAVTIPLFGYLMSLVGALLSVSASILVPTVCYLKISGAYKRFGFEMIINYLIIVMGVAIAVFGSYRSIVDIIQNLYLE comes from the exons ATGGCTGCTGAGCAAGGTGGCAGATTTTCCTCCATTGAAGTACCTCTTTTGAATGATGAAAAAGTGTATCATGTGAATAGTTCCAATGAGGCAGTGACAAAAATTAAGGAACAACAACACCAGACGGTTCATGTGG GAGTTGGTATTGTTTCAATACCATATGCACTAGCATCAGGAGGATGGTTAAGCataatattactatttattatagCCATTGCATGTTGTTACACAGGAACATTGGTAAAAAAATGCATGGACATGGATCTTGAAATCAGAACATTTTCTGACATAGGTCAACATGCATTTGGAAACAAAGGAAGATTAATAGTATCTATCATCATGAATTCTGAACTGTATTTAGCAGTAACAGGTTTTCTGATTTTAGAAGGAGATAATCTAAATAAACTAGTACCAAACATGGAAATTCATCTACCATGGTTAACAATTGGTGGTACAACAATGTTTACTATGGTTACTGCTGTTATTATTTTGCCTACTGTTTTGTTGGAGGATATCAGTTTGTTGTCTTATGTGTCTGTTGGTGGTGCTTTAGCTTCTTCAATTTTCATCTTTTCTTTGTTGTGGAATGGTGCTATTGATGGAACAGGTTTTGATGGAAAAGgaaaattttttatattcagTGGAATACCTTCTGCTGTTAGTTTGTATGCTTTTTGTTATAGTGCTCATCCAGTTCTTCCTACACTCTATAATTCTATGAGGAACAAAACTCATTTCTCAACT GTCCTGTTACTAAGCTTTTTAGCATGCACACTTGGTTATGCAGCAGCAGCAATACTAGGCTACTTAATGTTTGGAGAAGATGTTGAATCACAAGTAACTCTAAATCTTCAAACAGGAAAGTTAAGTTCACGTGTTGCAATATACACAACCTTAGTGAATCCAATAGCAAAATATGCATTAATGCTTACACCAGttataaatgcaattaaaatgaaaatttcatGCAATTATTTCAACAAAAGGGTCACACACATGATTATTAGTACATCTTTATTAGTAACTTCTCTTATTATAGCAGTGACTATTCCTTTATTTGGTTACCTTATGTCACTTGTTGGAGCATTGTTAAGTGTGTCAGCTTCAATTTTGGTGCCAACAGTTTGTTACTTGAAGATTTCAGGAGCTTATAAGAGATTTGGATTTGAaatgattattaattatttgatcaTTGTAATGGGGGTAGCTATTGCTGTTTTTGGTAGTTATAGATCTATTGTGgatataattcaaaatttgtaCTTAGAATGA